One genomic region from Nostoc sp. UHCC 0926 encodes:
- a CDS encoding AAA family ATPase translates to MIALPGIAIQDKIYESSNSLVYRGIRDDGVAIIVKMLKLDYPSSQELTRYRQEYKITRSLNLEGVIKAYSQQDYQRTLMILLEDFGGESLEQWMHKRPDIFCPMPLSTFLGVAIAISDILGRIHAANVIHKDINPGNIVLNLDTGVVKIIDFGIATQFNRTNPTFKSPHVLEGTLAYLSPEQTGRMNRLLDYRTDFYSLGVTFYELLTGHLPFPTRDILELVHCHIAKHPIPPDEINTTIPKPVSDIILKLMAKNAEERYQSAWGIKADLEICADQLKEIGQISSIQLALQDASSQFQIPQKLYGRDKEVAMLLAAFDRVACPEENHVAALPNNSETTSQREQRGKPKFQVEMMLVSGYAGIGKSALVQEIYKPITQKRGYFISGKFDQFQRNIPYSAIADALQKLVQQLLSEPDEQVQQWRSLLLTALGNNGQIIIDVIPEVELIIGKQPPVPEVGATEAENRFHRVFQQFVQVFCSESHPLAIFLDDLQWVDSATLKLIELMLLDEQTKSLFLIGAYRDNEVNPTHPLALMLERLRKQGAMLQEIILTPLTLEPLSQLIAETLHRNADTVHALAELVLRKTEGNPFFVSEFLRMLHSENLLTFDAENLSWQWNIAQIQAQDITDNVVELMLIKLKKLPDVTQQILRLAACVGAEFNLETLSIVCEKSPKTVFLDLLAAIQGEFIQPLSELDEDLLIEEYKFLHDRVQQASYTLIDESQKQIAHLQIGRNLLGKTLPERLSDRLFEIVDHLNHGIELVAEQPERNEIARLNLIAGQKAKAAIAYSMAQKYLATARVWLAASSWQTNYDLTLELYLETTEVAYLCGDFEQVEYWVAIVLQSAKTILDIVKVYEVKIQTYIAQNQLLEAINTGLQVLQQLRINFPETPSQLNIQLELDAITSLFSEKQITDLIHLPEMTEPDKLAAMQILSKIAITAYIAAPNLMPLLVAKQVNLSIQYGNAFVSPFAYANFGLILCGLVGNIESGYQFGQLALGMLSQSNSHSLKARTLNIVNNFIIHWKEHARVILKPLLEGYQSGLETGDLEFAAYCAYTYCFQSYANGKELVEVERDMVTYGEAIHQIKQETAHAWNQIFRQAILNLMGCSVNPTCLIGESYNENNELQMYEAANNGSTIFAVYFNKLFLCYLFSEYAQAVENATLAGSYLIRLTGTPLEPLYYLYDSLARLVTYFDNSTQAQEKILEKVVVSQEKMKQWAAYAPMNYLHKYHLVEAEIARVLGQLLEAEELYEQAIQGARDNEYLQEEALAYELAAKFYLSRGRGKFAQTYMKEAHYCYDRWGATAKVKDLETRYPQFFPQPSGMAHTPIHKTSVTPSNHSPIAFDLAAVMKASLAISSEIELDKLLSSLMKILIENAGAQTGSLILENSGKWVIEASSELNEGENVYATQVLQSIPTANHLPESIINYVIRTHESVILNNATREGNFINEPYIQQNQTQSILCLPLLNQGKLVGVLYLENKLASGAFTPERSQVLNLLSSQAAIAIKNAKLYSTLRGSESKIAQFLEAIPIGIGIMDAVGNPYYFNQRAIQLLGKGIDPSVTLDQISEVYQIYLAGTDQKYPTEKLPVMRALRGEHTRIDDAEIRRNNVTIPVEAWGTPVFDEQGNVAYSITAVQDITERRQAERLLADYNRTLEQQVAQRTAALQKSEAALREREQELQLITNALPALISYVDANGHYQFVNRTYEVWFRYSRDQILGKSVRELLGEAAYQIAEPYINQAQAGQITTYEAEISYPFGKKYISTTFIPDFSPNAQVKGYYGLVTDISDRKRAEAASILEERNRMAREIHDTLAQSFTGILVQVGAATQVLADDIEATQAHLEIIDELARTGLAEARRSVVALRPQLLEDGNLHSALHRLVTQMRAAADTALIYEIKGTAYYLPSEVENNLLRIGQEALTNAIKYADAAEIRVELVYDNAQCILRVKDDGRGFGVGTIPSVGGFGLLGMSERAEHIGAQLNIQSQPGQGTEIVVIVNRE, encoded by the coding sequence ATGATTGCTCTACCTGGTATTGCCATCCAGGACAAGATATACGAAAGTTCTAATTCTCTAGTGTATCGAGGCATCAGAGACGATGGAGTAGCCATCATCGTCAAAATGCTAAAGCTTGATTATCCCTCTTCCCAAGAACTGACTCGCTACAGACAGGAATATAAAATTACCCGCTCCCTAAATTTAGAAGGAGTTATCAAGGCATACAGCCAGCAGGATTATCAACGCACTCTGATGATTCTTTTAGAAGATTTTGGCGGAGAGTCCCTAGAGCAATGGATGCACAAGCGCCCAGATATCTTTTGCCCCATGCCCTTATCCACTTTTCTCGGTGTTGCGATCGCTATAAGCGACATTCTGGGCAGAATCCATGCAGCCAATGTCATTCATAAAGATATCAACCCTGGAAACATAGTCCTCAATCTGGATACTGGCGTTGTCAAAATTATTGACTTTGGAATTGCCACCCAATTTAACCGCACGAATCCGACTTTCAAAAGTCCTCATGTTTTAGAAGGGACACTCGCATACCTATCTCCAGAGCAAACCGGGCGAATGAACCGTTTACTCGATTACCGCACAGATTTTTACTCCCTTGGTGTGACATTCTACGAACTGCTAACCGGACATCTGCCGTTTCCCACCAGAGATATACTTGAGCTAGTCCATTGTCATATTGCCAAACATCCTATTCCACCTGATGAAATAAATACAACGATTCCCAAGCCAGTTTCAGATATAATTCTGAAACTGATGGCGAAAAATGCAGAAGAACGCTATCAGAGTGCCTGGGGCATTAAAGCGGATTTAGAAATCTGTGCTGACCAATTAAAAGAAATCGGTCAAATCTCTAGTATTCAACTGGCGCTTCAAGACGCTTCGAGTCAGTTTCAAATTCCCCAAAAACTGTATGGACGGGACAAGGAAGTTGCAATGTTACTGGCGGCGTTTGATCGCGTAGCGTGTCCAGAAGAAAATCACGTTGCTGCTTTACCAAACAATTCAGAAACAACTTCACAAAGGGAACAAAGAGGCAAACCAAAATTCCAAGTCGAAATGATGTTAGTATCTGGCTATGCTGGCATTGGGAAATCTGCGTTAGTGCAGGAAATCTATAAACCAATTACACAAAAGCGCGGCTATTTTATCTCTGGTAAATTTGATCAATTTCAGCGCAATATTCCCTACAGCGCGATCGCAGATGCTCTGCAAAAATTGGTGCAGCAATTGCTCAGTGAACCAGACGAACAAGTACAACAGTGGCGATCGCTCTTACTTACAGCTTTGGGAAACAACGGACAAATCATCATTGATGTGATCCCGGAAGTTGAATTAATTATCGGCAAGCAGCCACCTGTACCAGAAGTTGGAGCAACTGAAGCTGAAAATCGCTTTCATCGAGTTTTTCAGCAGTTTGTGCAGGTGTTTTGTTCAGAGTCACATCCCCTTGCGATCTTCTTAGATGATTTGCAGTGGGTAGACTCAGCAACGCTGAAGTTAATCGAGTTGATGCTGCTGGATGAGCAAACCAAATCACTATTTTTGATTGGAGCCTATCGAGATAATGAAGTAAATCCAACGCATCCATTAGCATTAATGCTAGAGAGACTGCGAAAACAAGGGGCAATGCTTCAGGAAATTATCCTAACACCATTAACGCTTGAGCCATTGAGTCAGTTAATTGCCGAGACGCTACATCGGAATGCAGACACCGTTCATGCGTTAGCTGAGTTGGTGTTGCGTAAAACTGAGGGTAATCCCTTCTTTGTCAGTGAATTTTTGAGAATGCTGCATAGCGAAAATTTATTGACCTTTGATGCTGAAAACTTAAGTTGGCAGTGGAACATAGCTCAGATCCAAGCCCAAGATATCACCGATAACGTCGTGGAGTTGATGCTGATTAAGCTAAAGAAACTACCAGATGTCACACAGCAAATTCTCCGTTTAGCCGCTTGTGTCGGGGCTGAATTTAATTTAGAGACGCTATCGATTGTTTGTGAGAAATCACCTAAAACGGTTTTCCTGGATTTACTGGCAGCCATACAAGGTGAATTCATTCAACCCCTATCTGAATTAGATGAGGACTTGTTGATTGAAGAGTATAAGTTCTTGCACGATCGCGTGCAACAAGCCTCATACACATTAATCGATGAGTCGCAAAAACAAATTGCTCATTTACAAATTGGTCGCAATCTCCTTGGAAAAACTTTGCCAGAGCGACTATCAGACCGACTGTTTGAAATTGTCGATCATCTTAATCACGGAATTGAGCTTGTCGCAGAGCAACCAGAACGCAATGAAATTGCTAGATTAAATTTAATCGCAGGACAGAAAGCAAAAGCCGCGATCGCCTATAGTATGGCTCAAAAATATTTAGCCACAGCAAGAGTTTGGCTAGCAGCTTCTAGCTGGCAAACAAACTATGACTTGACATTAGAGTTATATTTAGAAACAACAGAAGTCGCGTATTTATGTGGCGATTTTGAGCAGGTAGAATACTGGGTGGCGATCGTTCTACAATCAGCCAAGACTATTCTCGACATCGTGAAAGTTTACGAAGTCAAAATTCAAACCTACATCGCACAGAACCAGCTATTAGAAGCAATCAACACTGGATTGCAAGTTTTGCAGCAACTGCGGATCAATTTTCCCGAAACGCCCAGTCAGTTAAATATTCAGCTTGAACTAGACGCAATCACATCGCTCTTTAGTGAGAAACAGATTACGGACTTGATCCATTTGCCGGAAATGACTGAGCCAGACAAATTAGCAGCGATGCAAATCCTATCAAAAATAGCGATTACTGCCTATATTGCTGCTCCTAATTTGATGCCTCTACTTGTGGCTAAACAGGTCAACTTGTCAATCCAGTATGGCAATGCGTTTGTGTCTCCCTTTGCGTATGCCAATTTTGGTTTAATTCTTTGCGGGCTGGTCGGAAACATAGAGTCTGGCTACCAGTTTGGACAGCTTGCTTTAGGAATGTTGTCACAGTCGAACTCTCATTCACTCAAAGCTAGGACTTTGAACATCGTCAATAACTTCATAATCCACTGGAAAGAACATGCAAGAGTTATATTGAAGCCATTACTAGAAGGCTATCAAAGTGGTCTAGAAACTGGAGATTTAGAGTTTGCTGCCTATTGCGCTTATACTTACTGCTTTCAATCCTACGCCAATGGGAAAGAACTCGTAGAGGTTGAACGCGATATGGTAACCTATGGTGAAGCAATCCATCAAATCAAACAGGAAACGGCACACGCATGGAATCAAATATTTCGACAAGCTATCCTAAATTTGATGGGATGCTCGGTCAATCCAACTTGTCTCATTGGCGAATCCTACAATGAGAATAATGAACTGCAAATGTACGAAGCAGCAAATAATGGAAGCACCATCTTTGCTGTATATTTCAACAAACTTTTCCTATGCTACCTATTTTCTGAATATGCTCAAGCCGTTGAAAACGCAACCCTAGCAGGAAGTTATTTGATCCGACTAACAGGCACACCCCTTGAGCCTTTGTACTATCTCTATGATTCTCTGGCAAGACTTGTAACCTATTTTGATAACAGCACTCAAGCGCAGGAGAAGATCCTGGAAAAAGTTGTGGTTAGCCAGGAGAAGATGAAGCAATGGGCAGCTTATGCGCCAATGAATTATTTGCATAAATATCATTTGGTGGAAGCAGAGATTGCACGAGTTTTAGGTCAGTTGCTTGAGGCAGAAGAGTTGTACGAACAAGCAATTCAAGGTGCCAGAGACAATGAGTATCTGCAAGAAGAAGCCTTAGCCTATGAATTAGCTGCCAAATTTTACCTGTCTCGTGGTAGGGGAAAGTTTGCCCAAACCTATATGAAAGAGGCACACTACTGCTACGATCGCTGGGGAGCAACGGCGAAGGTGAAAGATTTAGAAACTCGCTACCCACAGTTCTTTCCTCAGCCGTCGGGCATGGCTCACACGCCAATCCACAAAACTTCTGTCACCCCCTCTAATCACTCACCCATTGCTTTCGACTTAGCTGCGGTGATGAAAGCTTCCCTTGCGATTTCGAGTGAAATTGAACTGGATAAGCTACTCAGTTCCTTGATGAAGATTTTAATCGAAAATGCTGGCGCACAAACAGGTTCTCTGATTTTAGAAAACTCAGGAAAATGGGTGATTGAAGCGTCTAGTGAACTTAATGAGGGTGAGAATGTCTATGCTACACAAGTGCTGCAATCTATCCCAACTGCAAATCATCTACCTGAATCAATTATTAATTATGTTATTCGTACTCATGAATCTGTCATCTTAAATAATGCTACTCGTGAAGGTAATTTTATTAATGAGCCATATATTCAACAGAATCAAACTCAATCAATTTTATGTTTGCCTCTGCTCAATCAAGGTAAGCTCGTGGGCGTGTTGTATCTAGAAAATAAATTAGCATCTGGAGCATTTACACCAGAGCGATCGCAGGTTTTGAATCTGTTATCATCCCAGGCAGCTATTGCGATCAAAAATGCCAAACTTTATTCAACGCTCCGTGGGAGCGAAAGTAAGATAGCTCAGTTTCTAGAAGCGATTCCAATAGGAATTGGAATCATGGATGCGGTAGGTAATCCTTACTACTTCAATCAACGGGCAATTCAGCTATTGGGCAAAGGGATTGATCCTTCTGTAACACTGGATCAAATCTCAGAGGTTTATCAAATTTATTTAGCAGGAACGGATCAAAAGTATCCAACTGAGAAACTGCCAGTAATGCGGGCGTTGAGGGGCGAACACACTAGGATCGACGATGCAGAAATTCGCCGAAATAACGTAACAATTCCAGTTGAGGCATGGGGAACTCCAGTATTTGATGAGCAGGGCAACGTGGCTTATTCGATTACTGCTGTTCAAGACATCACGGAGCGGAGACAAGCCGAGCGACTGCTAGCCGACTATAACCGCACCTTAGAGCAACAGGTAGCCCAACGAACAGCGGCTTTACAGAAAAGTGAAGCAGCACTGCGCGAACGAGAACAGGAATTACAGCTGATCACCAACGCTCTACCTGCTTTGATCAGCTATGTGGATGCAAATGGACACTATCAGTTTGTCAATCGGACTTATGAGGTCTGGTTTAGGTATAGTCGAGATCAAATTTTGGGCAAGTCTGTGCGTGAACTCTTAGGTGAGGCGGCTTATCAAATTGCTGAACCGTACATCAATCAAGCGCAAGCAGGCCAAATTACAACCTATGAGGCAGAAATTTCCTATCCGTTTGGTAAAAAGTATATCAGTACGACCTTCATCCCTGATTTTAGTCCCAATGCTCAAGTGAAAGGATACTATGGTCTTGTCACAGACATTAGCGATCGCAAACGTGCCGAAGCCGCCTCAATTCTGGAAGAACGCAACCGCATGGCACGAGAAATTCACGATACGCTAGCCCAGTCCTTCACAGGCATTCTTGTTCAAGTAGGAGCTGCAACGCAAGTGCTAGCGGACGATATAGAAGCGACACAGGCACACCTGGAAATAATTGATGAACTAGCACGAACCGGACTTGCTGAGGCGCGTCGATCGGTGGTAGCGCTTCGTCCTCAGCTATTGGAGGATGGCAATTTACATAGTGCCCTTCATCGCCTTGTGACTCAAATGAGAGCTGCTGCCGATACCGCTCTAATCTACGAAATCAAAGGCACAGCCTATTACCTGCCATCTGAGGTTGAAAATAACTTACTACGAATTGGACAGGAAGCATTAACCAATGCCATAAAATACGCTGATGCTGCGGAAATTCGTGTTGAGTTGGTATATGACAATGCCCAATGTATTCTACGCGTTAAAGACGATGGACGAGGTTTTGGGGTTGGTACGATCCCATCTGTTGGCGGATTTGGATTGCTGGGAATGAGCGAGAGGGCAGAACATATTGGAGCGCAACTGAATATTCAGAGCCAACCTGGGCAAGGAACAGAAATTGTTGTCATTGTAAATCGAGAGTGA
- a CDS encoding ISKra4 family transposase (programmed frameshift): MTPEQKQALQEHIQAIAKILYEDTSKEKLTNLAGIEEAVRSQMQKHVMPEVGGFFIETVTGTTAGYQRQLKSILGELPITSKQAIELEVAPSTQLSPYLETCCLRVSANVSYEDAASDIKYFTGVQVSHSSQQRLVHRQNFDLPMQEDTVEELSVDGGNIRVRTPKGQICAWLGYKVISLHHLGMLGTSFRNNQIVIDWVNAQSLASTVTCIGDGHDGIWNIVDQLASDVQRREVLDWFHLIENLHKVGGSQKRLKQAQALLWKGQVEATKALFADCKSKQVQNFCGYLDKHRDAFGRLRLRIINYEYHQAEQICSIGSGSVESAVKQIDRRTKISGAQWKRENVPQVLAHRSAYLNGLLSV; encoded by the exons ATGACCCCAGAACAAAAGCAAGCTCTTCAAGAACACATTCAGGCGATCGCTAAAATATTGTACGAAGATACGTCAAAAGAAAAGCTCACAAATCTTGCAGGGATTGAAGAAGCAGTGCGGAGCCAAATGCAAAAGCACGTTATGCCAGAAGTAGGGG GTTTTTTTATCGAAACGGTTACAGGAACAACCGCAGGATACCAACGACAGCTCAAAAGTATCCTTGGAGAGTTACCAATAACGAGCAAACAAGCCATTGAATTAGAAGTCGCACCAAGTACTCAACTAAGTCCATACCTAGAAACTTGTTGTTTAAGGGTAAGTGCGAATGTTAGCTATGAAGATGCAGCATCAGACATCAAGTATTTTACTGGCGTGCAAGTTTCCCACAGCAGCCAACAAAGATTAGTACATCGTCAGAACTTTGACTTGCCAATGCAAGAAGACACAGTTGAAGAATTAAGTGTTGATGGTGGAAACATTCGTGTACGAACTCCTAAAGGTCAAATATGTGCATGGCTTGGCTATAAAGTGATTAGCTTACATCATCTCGGAATGCTTGGAACTTCATTTCGGAATAATCAGATTGTGATTGATTGGGTTAACGCTCAATCACTGGCTAGCACAGTTACTTGTATCGGTGATGGACATGATGGTATTTGGAATATAGTTGACCAACTAGCCTCTGATGTACAACGTCGAGAAGTGCTTGATTGGTTCCATTTGATAGAAAACCTCCATAAAGTTGGGGGTTCACAAAAACGCTTGAAACAAGCACAAGCTCTACTATGGAAAGGTCAGGTTGAGGCAACCAAAGCTTTATTCGCTGATTGTAAGAGTAAACAAGTACAAAACTTTTGCGGTTATCTTGATAAGCATCGCGATGCCTTCGGCAGGCTACGCCTACGCATTATTAACTACGAATATCATCAAGCTGAACAAATTTGTTCAATTGGTTCTGGTTCAGTTGAATCTGCCGTTAAACAGATTGACCGTCGAACAAAGATTTCTGGGGCACAATGGAAACGAGAAAATGTTCCTCAAGTCCTGGCTCATCGCTCTGCTTACCTCAATGGATTACTGTCAGTTTGA
- a CDS encoding flavin monoamine oxidase family protein: protein MHDFDVAIVGGGVSGAYCAWRLQRTPIEQLGPILAPLAKQRPDERLRVGLFESSNRIGGRLFSVSLPGVALPVELGGARFLESHKHVANLVKHFRLDKEELSISDPDGKNLFYLRGYHSTGSDWNRPGFDPPYRLESSERTRSAQELLTEVLLRHQDRVQQHPEHYRNIGFWNLLQDELSDQAYQLIRDVLGYESIVSNWNAAEAIPFLIADFAPDAKYYRLQKGYEELPRVLSEEFKAAGGKVLKSHRLHRLDRNESSETIRLIFDQGQSSSEISGRRILGKEVVYEAQHVIMALPQKAIEMLHPDSFIFDSSTFESDIKAVLAQPALRLYAAYSHPWWQTARQITAGHSVTDLPLRQCYYWHTADPAEGNLNSVLMSSYCDGTSVNFWAGLARDSNQYQPPLHAQPPGVAIPTGDDLNNSLAPEAMVQEMQRQLRKLHGLADLPVQNPRTDHFIPPYVAVFRDWTQDPFGGGWHFWKIGFDSKQVMRRMRRPLPEASLYICGEAWSTQQGWVEGALETAYIVLEEHLHLQPIVNK, encoded by the coding sequence ATGCATGACTTTGATGTCGCTATTGTGGGCGGAGGTGTGTCAGGTGCCTATTGTGCCTGGCGACTCCAGCGAACTCCAATTGAGCAACTCGGACCGATTCTTGCACCTCTCGCTAAACAGCGCCCGGACGAAAGGCTGCGTGTAGGTCTGTTTGAATCTAGCAACCGCATCGGAGGGCGTTTATTCTCAGTATCTCTTCCTGGTGTCGCTCTTCCGGTAGAGCTTGGTGGTGCGCGCTTTCTCGAAAGTCATAAGCACGTAGCGAATCTGGTGAAACACTTTAGACTTGATAAAGAAGAGCTGTCGATCTCCGATCCCGATGGTAAGAACCTTTTCTATCTTCGCGGATACCATTCCACTGGATCCGACTGGAACCGACCAGGGTTCGATCCGCCCTATCGATTGGAAAGCAGCGAGCGTACTCGATCGGCGCAAGAACTTCTGACAGAGGTACTATTGCGCCATCAGGACCGTGTCCAGCAGCATCCAGAGCATTACCGCAACATCGGCTTTTGGAACCTGCTGCAGGATGAGTTGAGCGATCAAGCATACCAGCTAATCCGCGATGTATTAGGATACGAAAGTATTGTCAGCAACTGGAATGCTGCTGAGGCAATTCCGTTTTTGATAGCGGATTTTGCTCCGGATGCCAAGTATTATCGCTTGCAAAAAGGGTATGAAGAGCTTCCCCGTGTTCTTAGCGAGGAATTTAAGGCAGCAGGTGGTAAGGTTTTGAAGTCACACCGTCTGCACCGTCTTGATCGCAATGAGTCCAGCGAGACCATCCGTCTAATCTTTGATCAAGGACAAAGTTCTTCAGAGATTTCCGGTCGACGTATTTTGGGCAAGGAAGTTGTGTACGAAGCCCAGCATGTCATCATGGCATTGCCTCAGAAAGCGATCGAGATGCTTCATCCCGACAGCTTTATCTTCGATTCAAGTACGTTTGAGAGCGATATCAAGGCAGTGCTAGCACAGCCAGCTCTCAGACTATACGCAGCCTATAGCCATCCCTGGTGGCAAACGGCTAGACAAATCACAGCAGGACACTCCGTCACTGATCTACCGTTGCGGCAATGCTACTACTGGCACACCGCTGACCCAGCAGAGGGGAACTTGAACTCTGTGCTGATGTCTAGCTATTGCGACGGAACAAGTGTCAATTTCTGGGCTGGACTTGCGCGTGACTCGAACCAATATCAGCCTCCACTGCACGCGCAACCACCAGGTGTTGCTATTCCCACTGGGGACGATTTAAATAATTCACTTGCGCCAGAGGCGATGGTTCAGGAAATGCAACGTCAACTCCGCAAACTGCATGGACTGGCTGACTTACCCGTACAAAATCCGCGAACAGATCATTTCATTCCGCCTTATGTAGCCGTATTTCGAGACTGGACACAAGACCCTTTCGGTGGGGGTTGGCATTTTTGGAAGATTGGGTTTGATTCTAAACAGGTGATGCGAAGGATGCGGCGCCCCCTACCTGAAGCATCGTTGTATATATGCGGTGAGGCGTGGTCCACTCAGCAGGGATGGGTAGAAGGTGCATTGGAAACAGCCTATATAGTACTTGAAGAACACTTGCATTTACAACCGATAGTGAATAAATAG
- a CDS encoding ISLre2 family transposase, which yields MGKNIYANLNFADSLSDFQEDITKLLDFKNIEEWSGRIVKEREEKIRQAALVLAGQCIAILLHKLSQSESAHKIAINQTKGWWHTDTQRHGYTKREILTVGNVVVNLKLPYVVQKKEKKAKNKSTHVGFCPLLKWLGMSEGLSPLVWSDIAKYGAIASSFEAAHTILGDWGINMSLKRIERLTYKFGQIGIDLRQAKISNLQQGKLLDGNILKDQRVVIAVDGGRSRIRINKKGRKNPKTNKHGFIGEWVEPKLLTIYVVDEQGKKVINNEIKIVNDGTYEDYKGFLPILEMHLISLGISQAKQVLLIADGAEWIWKHIPPLLKKLKSPDATYQLFDFYHVTERLHKFADVAFSDEKERNNWFKKARRTLKKSNVMTIIRQMDEFISEATGERCKTMVIQRNYLLRAYRERRLNYAKAIEQKLPIGSGAIESLIRQVVNLRIKGNSKFWLKGNAEIILHLRCQWVAGSWDNFCGSIFNSFIKPQTA from the coding sequence ATGGGAAAAAACATATATGCGAATCTAAATTTCGCCGATTCATTATCAGATTTCCAAGAGGATATTACAAAACTTTTAGATTTTAAAAATATCGAGGAATGGTCTGGAAGAATAGTTAAAGAAAGAGAAGAAAAAATTAGACAGGCTGCGTTAGTTTTAGCGGGTCAATGTATTGCCATATTATTGCATAAGCTTTCTCAATCAGAGTCAGCTCATAAAATAGCAATTAATCAAACCAAAGGATGGTGGCATACCGACACGCAAAGACACGGTTATACGAAGAGGGAAATACTAACAGTGGGTAATGTTGTAGTAAATCTCAAATTACCATACGTTGTTCAAAAAAAAGAAAAAAAAGCGAAGAATAAATCTACTCATGTTGGATTCTGTCCCTTGTTAAAATGGTTAGGAATGTCAGAGGGCTTAAGCCCACTAGTCTGGTCAGATATTGCAAAATATGGTGCCATAGCTAGTTCTTTTGAAGCTGCACATACAATCCTGGGCGATTGGGGAATTAATATGAGTCTTAAACGAATTGAACGATTGACATATAAATTTGGTCAAATTGGCATTGATTTACGTCAAGCTAAAATATCTAACTTGCAACAAGGTAAATTACTTGATGGGAATATACTTAAAGACCAAAGAGTTGTAATTGCTGTAGATGGTGGCAGGAGTAGAATTAGGATTAATAAAAAAGGTAGAAAAAATCCTAAAACAAACAAGCATGGCTTTATAGGGGAATGGGTTGAGCCAAAATTATTAACAATTTATGTGGTTGATGAACAGGGAAAAAAAGTCATAAATAACGAGATCAAGATTGTAAATGATGGCACTTATGAAGACTATAAAGGCTTTTTACCAATTCTAGAAATGCATCTGATTAGTTTGGGAATTAGTCAAGCAAAACAAGTTTTACTAATTGCTGACGGTGCTGAATGGATTTGGAAACATATTCCTCCTCTTTTAAAGAAATTGAAATCTCCCGATGCCACTTATCAATTATTTGATTTTTACCATGTTACTGAGCGACTACATAAATTTGCTGATGTCGCTTTTAGTGATGAGAAGGAGCGGAATAATTGGTTTAAAAAAGCACGGAGAACTTTAAAAAAAAGTAATGTCATGACCATAATTAGGCAGATGGATGAATTTATCTCTGAAGCCACGGGAGAACGTTGTAAAACTATGGTAATACAGAGAAATTACCTTTTACGCGCCTATCGTGAAAGGCGTTTAAATTACGCTAAGGCAATAGAGCAAAAACTACCTATTGGGAGCGGTGCCATTGAAAGTTTAATCCGTCAAGTTGTCAACTTAAGAATCAAGGGGAACAGTAAATTTTGGTTAAAAGGAAATGCAGAAATTATCTTACATCTGCGTTGTCAATGGGTAGCTGGAAGTTGGGATAATTTTTGTGGTTCTATCTTTAATTCCTTTATTAAACCTCAAACTGCTTGA